A single region of the Fibrobacter sp. UWT2 genome encodes:
- a CDS encoding GDP-mannose 4,6-dehydratase gives MSILVTGGTGALGYHILSSLVGTTHDLFSFSDEQPQPWQKVEGVEYLNGDLLNFKDVQDMIQHVQPTHIYHLASQSSVGLSYKKPYETLNINLLGTQNLLENVRKHCPKAKVMLLSSSEIYGRTDHQLTYLHKETDLPNPLTPYATSKACMELLGNQFKNAYGLHVVFVRPFHFTGPHHSRRFVIPSITYQLVKIKYYGTEPTIYSGSLDISRDFVDVRDVARGMIQLLNQSEPGEVYNLCCGKSYTFRELTEMLVDIAGVSVDFRFDPGYERSNDIPLLIGDPTKAMNMGWKPMISIEDCLTDLFNEMVLRRRTELKLGMGQDLRL, from the coding sequence ATGAGTATTCTTGTAACAGGTGGAACAGGGGCTTTAGGCTACCACATTCTGTCAAGCCTTGTGGGAACGACCCACGACTTGTTCAGTTTTAGTGATGAACAGCCGCAGCCTTGGCAAAAGGTCGAAGGGGTGGAATACCTGAACGGCGATCTTTTGAATTTCAAGGACGTGCAGGACATGATCCAGCATGTACAGCCCACCCACATTTACCACCTGGCAAGCCAATCTTCTGTAGGCCTCAGCTACAAGAAACCCTACGAAACGCTGAACATCAACCTGCTGGGTACGCAGAACTTACTTGAAAATGTTCGCAAGCACTGCCCCAAGGCAAAAGTGATGCTCTTGAGCTCCAGCGAAATCTACGGTCGCACCGACCACCAGCTCACCTATCTGCACAAGGAAACGGACCTTCCGAACCCGCTGACGCCTTACGCCACCTCAAAGGCCTGCATGGAACTCTTGGGCAACCAGTTCAAGAACGCCTACGGACTCCATGTGGTATTCGTGCGTCCCTTCCACTTTACGGGTCCGCACCACAGCCGCCGTTTCGTGATTCCCTCGATTACCTACCAGCTGGTTAAAATCAAGTATTACGGCACCGAGCCCACCATCTATTCGGGCAGCCTCGACATTAGCCGCGACTTTGTGGACGTACGCGATGTAGCCCGCGGCATGATTCAGCTTTTGAACCAGTCCGAACCGGGCGAAGTCTACAACCTTTGCTGCGGCAAGTCTTACACTTTCCGCGAACTCACCGAAATGCTCGTCGATATCGCCGGCGTAAGCGTAGACTTTAGATTTGACCCCGGCTACGAACGCAGCAACGACATTCCGCTCCTGATTGGCGACCCCACCAAGGCAATGAACATGGGATGGAAGCCGATGATCAGCATCGAAGACTGCCTGACCGACTTGTTCAACGAAATGGTATTACGCCGTCGTACAGAACTCAAGCTTGGCATGGGACAGGACTTGAGATTGTAA
- the aroB gene encoding 3-dehydroquinate synthase, whose product MNKHIFFTGFMASGKSRTGRALAERLNRPYVDTDAVIVERAGKTISEIFEQEGEAKFREMERDVVAEFAKKETPHIISLGGGALTQPDNLKVIRENGTIIRLWAKPEVLSERIGRKNTRPLLANLSDEERLEKIKVMLKEREKNYANADFSVESSDEYTEDHVIERILYILNFWNSHALDVCPSSGGRYPIFIGKNIIPEAGVLLECLKLAPSHEFLVCTDTNIAKVQSQMLGELRGQAGRCPIFKFQAGEKNKTLHNLNQLFSFMLHRGYTRKSCLLQFSGGVVGDMAGFGAATYQRGIPFIQFPTTLLSMVDSSVGGKVAVNHPEGKNMIGAFYQPKAVVCDLAVLSTLPETEYLAGLAEIVKYGVIYDEEFFRYMEQNVEKIKAHDLDVLKHLIYRSCAIKAEVVGIDEKEAGLRAILNYGHTFGHAIENLTHYSMFTHGIAVSLGMRVAARAAVLLGKISAEEEARQNKLLDDLGFPKKYDIDVEAAWDAMAVDKKAEKGKRVYILPTKIGAVEKVVNIDKDIISKSWGAIK is encoded by the coding sequence ATGAACAAGCACATCTTTTTCACCGGATTCATGGCAAGCGGAAAATCCCGCACCGGACGCGCCCTGGCAGAACGGCTCAACCGCCCCTATGTAGATACCGACGCCGTTATCGTCGAACGCGCTGGCAAGACCATCAGCGAAATCTTTGAACAAGAAGGCGAAGCCAAGTTCCGCGAAATGGAACGCGATGTCGTCGCCGAATTCGCCAAGAAAGAAACCCCGCACATTATTTCCTTGGGCGGTGGCGCACTCACGCAGCCGGACAACCTGAAGGTCATCCGCGAAAACGGCACCATCATTCGCCTTTGGGCAAAGCCCGAAGTGCTCTCGGAACGCATCGGTCGCAAGAACACGCGCCCGTTGCTTGCCAACTTGAGCGACGAAGAACGCCTCGAAAAAATCAAGGTGATGCTCAAGGAACGCGAAAAGAACTACGCAAACGCCGACTTCAGCGTCGAAAGCTCCGACGAATACACCGAAGACCACGTCATCGAACGCATCCTGTACATCCTGAACTTCTGGAACAGCCATGCACTGGACGTGTGCCCGAGCAGCGGCGGACGCTACCCCATCTTTATCGGCAAGAACATCATTCCCGAAGCAGGCGTGCTGCTGGAATGCCTCAAGCTTGCCCCGAGCCACGAGTTCCTGGTCTGCACCGACACGAATATTGCCAAGGTCCAGAGCCAGATGCTCGGCGAACTGAGAGGCCAGGCCGGACGTTGCCCGATCTTCAAGTTCCAGGCCGGCGAAAAGAACAAGACTTTGCACAATCTGAACCAGCTGTTCAGCTTCATGCTGCACCGCGGTTACACCCGCAAGAGCTGCTTGTTGCAGTTTAGCGGTGGTGTGGTCGGCGACATGGCAGGCTTTGGTGCCGCCACCTACCAGCGCGGCATTCCGTTTATCCAGTTCCCGACAACGCTTTTGAGCATGGTCGACAGTTCTGTGGGCGGAAAGGTGGCCGTGAACCATCCCGAAGGCAAGAACATGATTGGCGCATTCTACCAGCCGAAGGCTGTGGTCTGCGACCTCGCGGTGCTCAGCACCTTGCCCGAAACGGAATACCTGGCAGGCCTTGCCGAAATCGTGAAGTACGGCGTGATTTACGACGAAGAATTCTTCCGTTATATGGAACAGAACGTCGAAAAAATCAAGGCCCACGACCTCGACGTACTTAAGCACTTGATTTACCGCAGTTGCGCCATCAAGGCCGAAGTTGTCGGCATCGACGAAAAGGAAGCAGGCCTGCGCGCTATTTTAAATTACGGGCATACCTTCGGGCATGCGATTGAAAACTTGACGCATTACAGCATGTTCACGCACGGCATCGCCGTATCGCTTGGCATGCGCGTGGCCGCCCGCGCGGCAGTTCTCCTCGGCAAAATCAGCGCCGAAGAAGAAGCTCGTCAGAATAAACTTTTGGACGACCTCGGATTCCCGAAGAAATACGATATCGACGTGGAAGCCGCATGGGACGCCATGGCTGTTGACAAGAAGGCAGAAAAGGGGAAACGCGTTTACATCTTGCCCACGAAGATTGGCGCCGTGGAAAAGGTGGTAAACATCGACAAGGACATTATTTCTAAAAGCTGGGGAGCTATTAAGTAA
- the aroE gene encoding shikimate dehydrogenase → MSQLKLNGKSETLCIFGHPVGHSKSPLMHNALFEALGINAAYLPYAPEPENLADAIKGFRAMKFRGANVTIPYKTPVMDLVDELSNISKFTGSVNTLYWKDGIAGGTLCGTTTDPYGCIRNLQESGVNPSSKNVALLGNGGAAKAIAYTLAEMQNRLTIVCRNREKGEALADSLNQFFNGKAPQVQVATFDEFPAVSKSIDIIINATSVGMTPNEDQSPLTEESLHQGQAVMDIVYTPPMTKLLKTAQAKGCKVVTGEGMLVHQGIESFRKWFPEETKNKTNDELAQIMRKGMQG, encoded by the coding sequence TTGAGCCAGTTGAAATTGAATGGAAAGTCCGAAACTCTCTGTATTTTTGGACATCCTGTTGGGCATAGCAAATCGCCATTGATGCATAATGCCCTTTTTGAAGCATTAGGTATAAATGCGGCCTATTTGCCCTACGCCCCGGAGCCCGAAAACCTGGCCGACGCCATCAAGGGTTTTAGAGCCATGAAATTCCGCGGGGCAAATGTCACGATTCCGTACAAAACCCCGGTCATGGACCTTGTGGACGAACTTTCGAACATTTCGAAGTTTACCGGTAGCGTCAACACGCTGTACTGGAAAGATGGAATTGCCGGCGGAACCCTGTGCGGGACCACGACCGACCCCTATGGATGCATCCGCAACCTGCAGGAATCGGGGGTCAACCCCTCAAGCAAGAATGTTGCCCTGCTCGGAAACGGTGGAGCAGCCAAGGCAATCGCCTACACGCTTGCCGAAATGCAGAACAGGCTCACCATCGTATGCCGCAACCGCGAAAAAGGAGAGGCACTCGCAGACAGCCTGAATCAGTTCTTTAATGGCAAGGCTCCCCAGGTCCAAGTCGCCACTTTCGATGAATTCCCTGCCGTATCCAAGAGCATCGATATCATCATCAACGCGACTTCCGTGGGCATGACACCCAACGAAGACCAGTCTCCCCTTACCGAAGAATCATTGCACCAAGGCCAAGCCGTGATGGACATTGTCTATACACCGCCCATGACCAAGCTGTTAAAGACAGCTCAGGCAAAAGGCTGCAAGGTTGTGACCGGCGAAGGCATGCTGGTGCACCAGGGCATCGAAAGCTTTAGAAAATGGTTCCCCGAAGAAACTAAAAACAAGACGAACGACGAACTCGCACAGATCATGCGTAAAGGAATGCAGGGCTAA
- a CDS encoding magnesium transporter CorA family protein, which translates to MLKKYYRIESGRLASAPNEDAADIVMMGSLSQEQRSVLVKEYEITEHTIASAFDSDELSRIEYDDDFTTIVFKKPKNYSASDNFQFRVESFGIFIFKDWVLLLTDSDIPVMDEKRFSKIDSLNTFVLRVLSYAIFHFNEHLKIINRINDELEQKLRTAMENKYLLSMFSLNKGLIYYVSALNSNDTLLKKLQIGRSLNWSESERELLDDIVIENRQSLQQAEIYANILTSMMDARASVISNNVNTLMKNLTIVTISISLPTFFASLFGMNVKLPFGMNGDATVGSPMAFWLIIAVCILSVLAFLAFWMRRK; encoded by the coding sequence ATGCTCAAGAAGTATTACAGAATCGAATCAGGGCGCCTCGCCAGCGCTCCGAACGAAGACGCAGCCGACATCGTGATGATGGGTTCCTTGAGCCAAGAGCAACGAAGTGTGCTCGTTAAAGAGTATGAGATTACTGAACATACTATAGCCTCTGCATTCGACTCGGACGAACTTTCCCGTATCGAGTACGACGACGATTTTACGACCATCGTGTTTAAAAAGCCGAAGAACTATTCGGCAAGCGATAACTTCCAGTTCCGTGTAGAATCTTTCGGTATCTTCATCTTCAAGGACTGGGTGCTGCTCCTGACCGACTCTGACATCCCGGTGATGGACGAAAAGCGCTTCTCGAAGATTGATAGCCTGAACACTTTTGTGCTCCGCGTATTGAGCTACGCTATCTTCCACTTCAATGAACACTTGAAGATTATCAACCGCATCAACGACGAGTTGGAACAGAAGCTGCGTACCGCCATGGAAAACAAGTACCTGCTTTCGATGTTCAGCTTGAACAAGGGCTTGATTTACTACGTGAGCGCCTTGAACAGTAACGATACGCTCCTGAAAAAGTTGCAGATTGGCCGCAGCCTGAACTGGAGCGAAAGCGAACGGGAACTGCTGGACGATATCGTGATTGAAAACCGTCAGAGTTTGCAGCAAGCTGAAATCTACGCCAACATTTTGACGTCCATGATGGATGCCCGCGCAAGCGTCATCAGCAATAACGTGAACACGCTGATGAAGAACTTGACGATCGTGACGATTTCTATTTCTCTCCCGACGTTCTTCGCTAGTTTGTTCGGCATGAACGTAAAGTTGCCTTTCGGCATGAACGGAGATGCGACAGTCGGTTCGCCGATGGCCTTCTGGCTGATTATCGCCGTGTGTATCCTCTCAGTGTTGGCTTTCCTCGCTTTCTGGATGCGTCGTAAATAG